The genome window TTCGCCTCCTCGCGGGCGATCAACGCCTCGGTGCGGGCGGTCAGGTCCGGATCGCCGATCAGGCGGGCGAAATCGCGCAGCGCGCGGGAGACGTCGGCGACGCCGTAGAAACTGCCCTCGAACCACGGCACGCCCCAGACGCGTTCGAGATGACGGGCGACGTTGAGCGACGCCTTCGAGCACACCACCATCGTCGCCTCGGCGCGGTGCATCGTCTGCACCTCGCGATAGCGCGCATCCCCCGACAGGGTGCAGAGCACGCGGATCCCGAGTTCGTCGAGCAGCGGCAGGGTGTGCCAGAGCTCGCCCGCGATGTTGTATTCGCCGATCAGGTTGACGTCGTGAACCGCGATGCCGGGGCGGCGTGCGGAGTCCGGCACCGGGTCGGGTTCGCGGGTGCCGATCACCGACCGGATCATCGCCTCGCCCGCGAGACGGTTGCCGATGTTCTTGGTGCCGCAGAACCCGGCCGCCTCCACCGCCACCACCGGCGTGCCGAACGCCGCCTCCGCCGCCTTGCACACCGCCGCCATGTCGTCGCCGGTCAGGGCGGGAACGCAGGTGGCGTAGACGAACACCGCCGCCGGATCGTAGGTCGCGACCGCCTGCTTGATGGCGTGGAACAGGCGCGTTTCGCCGCGCCCCATGATCACGTCCTGCTCGGTGAGGTCGGTGGTCATGCCCACGGCATAGAGGGCCGGGCCGGTGGAGCGGGTGCCGCGGTTCTCCCAGCTCGCGCCGGCGCAGCCGATCGGGCCGTGAACGATGTGGGCGACGTCGGCGATCGGCAGCAGCGCGATCTGCGCGCCGTCGAAGGCGCAGCCGCCCGCCGCCGCGCCCGGCTTGGGGCGAGCGCAGCCCGACTTGGCCTTGCCGTTGTGGGCGCAGGCGGGTTCGTCCATGAGGGCGCGGAGATCCCGTGGTGTCATCGGCGTCGCTCCGGTTCGCGGCGGTTGCTACACGATCGCGTCCGCAGCAACCGCCATGCCAAGTCCGAAGTCGTGGAATCGCCCCGGGTTGGCCGCGCCGCGCGCTGTCGCATCTGCGACAACTGGACACCCGCGTGTCGGCCCCCCACCTCCCCCTTTCCGCCTCCGCAGAGGAGACCGCCGATGCCGCTCGCTCCCGACGACCTCGCCGATCTCGCCCGCGCCCGGTCGCTGCTGGAAACCCCGGGGCTGGCCGCGCAGCTCGCCGCCCGTCTGGGCGCGCCGGTCGCCTATGCCTTGCGCACGCTGCCCGAGGCGGTGACCCGCCGCCTCGGCGCGACGATCGAGGCGACGCTGCTGCGGATCGCCACCGCCGCCGCCGCCACCCTCGACGCCACCGGTCCCCCGGCCCGGGACGCCCACGCCCTCGCCGCCGGACTCGCGGGCGGCGTCGCCGGAGCCTTCGGGCCGCTGACGATGCTGGTGGAGGTCCCGTTCACCACCGCCACGATCTTCCGCTCGATCGCGGCGATCGCCCGCGCCGAGGGCGAGGATCCCGCCGCGCCGGAAACCGTGCTCGCCTGCCTCGAGGTGTTCGCCCTCGGCGGCCCCGGCGAGGCCGACGACGCCGCCGACACCGGCTACTTCGCGGTGCGCGGCGCACTTGCGCAGCAGGTCAAGGCCTCCGCCGACTTCCTCGCCGCGGGCGGCGGCCCGGCCGCGCCGATTCTGGTGGCGTGGATCCGCCGCGTCGCCGAGCGCCTCGGCGTGCAGTACTCCGAAAAGCTCGCGGCGCAGACGGTGCCGGTGATCGGCGCGATCGGCGGCGCGGCGGTCAACGCGATCTTCATCCGCCACTTCCAGGCGATGGCCGAGGGGCACTTCATCGTCCGCCGCCTCGAACGCGTTCACGGACGGGATGCCGTGCGAAACGCATGGGCCACCTCTCCCTGAAAGCGATTTCGTGCGGCCGCCGCCCAA of uncultured Alphaproteobacteria bacterium contains these proteins:
- the nifE gene encoding Nitrogenase iron-molybdenum cofactor biosynthesis protein NifE; the encoded protein is MTPRDLRALMDEPACAHNGKAKSGCARPKPGAAAGGCAFDGAQIALLPIADVAHIVHGPIGCAGASWENRGTRSTGPALYAVGMTTDLTEQDVIMGRGETRLFHAIKQAVATYDPAAVFVYATCVPALTGDDMAAVCKAAEAAFGTPVVAVEAAGFCGTKNIGNRLAGEAMIRSVIGTREPDPVPDSARRPGIAVHDVNLIGEYNIAGELWHTLPLLDELGIRVLCTLSGDARYREVQTMHRAEATMVVCSKASLNVARHLERVWGVPWFEGSFYGVADVSRALRDFARLIGDPDLTARTEALIAREEAKADAALAPWRARLAGKRVLLYTGGVKSWSVVSALQDLGLTVVATGTRKSTEEDKARIRDLMGENAVMIAEGSAPALLKAVKDLRADILIAGGRNLYTALKARLPFLDINQEREFAYAGYAGVAELARRLALSLESPIWPAVRAAPPWRAAVEEVPQEAAQ
- a CDS encoding Staphylolytic protease preproenzyme LasA (lasA), which encodes MPLAPDDLADLARARSLLETPGLAAQLAARLGAPVAYALRTLPEAVTRRLGATIEATLLRIATAAAATLDATGPPARDAHALAAGLAGGVAGAFGPLTMLVEVPFTTATIFRSIAAIARAEGEDPAAPETVLACLEVFALGGPGEADDAADTGYFAVRGALAQQVKASADFLAAGGGPAAPILVAWIRRVAERLGVQYSEKLAAQTVPVIGAIGGAAVNAIFIRHFQAMAEGHFIVRRLERVHGRDAVRNAWATSP